From Klebsiella electrica, the proteins below share one genomic window:
- the rplA gene encoding 50S ribosomal protein L1, with amino-acid sequence MAKLTKRMSVIRDKVDATKQYDINEAISLLKELATAKFVESVDVAVNLGIDARKSDQNVRGATVLPHGTGRSVRVAVFTQGPNAEAAKAAGAELVGMEDLADQIKKGEMNFDVVIASPDAMRVVGQLGQVLGPRGLMPNPKVGTVTPNVAEAVKNAKAGQVRYRNDKNGIIHTTIGKVDFDADKLKENLEALLVALKKAKPTQAKGVYIKKVSISTTMGAGVAVDQAGLSASAN; translated from the coding sequence ATGGCTAAACTGACCAAGCGCATGTCCGTGATTCGTGACAAAGTTGATGCGACCAAACAGTACGACATCAACGAAGCCATCTCTCTGCTGAAAGAACTGGCTACTGCTAAGTTCGTTGAAAGCGTTGATGTTGCCGTTAACCTCGGCATCGACGCGCGTAAATCTGACCAGAACGTCCGTGGCGCGACTGTACTGCCGCACGGTACTGGCCGTTCCGTTCGCGTAGCTGTATTTACCCAGGGCCCGAACGCTGAAGCTGCTAAAGCTGCAGGCGCCGAGCTGGTAGGTATGGAAGATCTGGCTGACCAGATCAAAAAAGGCGAAATGAACTTTGACGTTGTTATTGCTTCCCCGGATGCAATGCGCGTTGTTGGCCAGCTGGGCCAGGTTCTGGGTCCGCGCGGCCTGATGCCAAACCCGAAAGTGGGTACCGTTACTCCGAACGTTGCTGAAGCTGTTAAGAACGCTAAAGCAGGCCAGGTTCGTTATCGTAACGACAAAAACGGCATCATCCACACCACCATCGGTAAAGTGGACTTTGACGCTGACAAACTGAAAGAAAACCTGGAAGCTCTGCTGGTTGCGCTGAAAAAAGCAAAACCGACTCAGGCTAAAGGCGTGTACATCAAGAAAGTTAGCATCTCCACCACCATGGGTGCTGGTGTTGCCGTTGATCAGGCTGGTCTGAGCGCTTCTGCGAACTAA
- the tuf gene encoding elongation factor Tu: MSKEKFERTKPHVNVGTIGHVDHGKTTLTAAITTVLAKTYGGSARAFDQIDNAPEEKARGITINTSHVEYDTPTRHYAHVDCPGHADYVKNMITGAAQMDGAILVVAATDGPMPQTREHILLGRQVGVPYIIVFLNKCDMVDDEELLELVEMEVRELLSQYDFPGDDTPIVRGSALKALEGEADWEAKIIELAGYLDSYIPEPERAIDKPFLLPIEDVFSISGRGTVVTGRVERGIIKVGEEVEIVGIKDTAKSTCTGVEMFRKLLDEGRAGENVGVLLRGIKREEIERGQVLAKPGSIKPHTKFESEVYILSKDEGGRHTPFFKGYRPQFYFRTTDVTGTIELPEGVEMVMPGDNIKMVVTLIHPIAMDDGLRFAIREGGRTVGAGVVAKVLS, translated from the coding sequence ATGTCTAAAGAAAAGTTTGAACGTACAAAACCGCACGTTAACGTCGGTACTATCGGCCACGTTGACCATGGTAAAACAACGCTGACTGCTGCAATCACTACCGTTCTGGCTAAAACCTACGGTGGTTCTGCTCGCGCATTCGACCAGATCGATAACGCGCCGGAAGAAAAAGCTCGTGGTATCACCATCAACACTTCCCACGTTGAATATGACACCCCGACTCGCCACTACGCACACGTAGACTGCCCGGGCCACGCCGACTATGTTAAAAACATGATCACCGGTGCTGCTCAGATGGATGGCGCGATCCTGGTTGTTGCTGCGACTGACGGCCCGATGCCGCAGACTCGTGAGCACATCCTGCTGGGTCGTCAGGTAGGCGTTCCGTACATCATCGTGTTCCTGAACAAATGCGACATGGTTGATGACGAAGAGCTGCTGGAACTGGTTGAAATGGAAGTTCGTGAGCTGCTGTCTCAGTACGACTTCCCGGGCGACGACACCCCGATCGTTCGCGGTTCCGCGCTGAAAGCGCTGGAAGGCGAAGCAGACTGGGAAGCGAAAATCATCGAACTGGCAGGCTACCTGGATTCTTACATCCCGGAACCAGAGCGTGCGATTGACAAGCCGTTCCTGCTGCCGATCGAAGACGTATTCTCCATCTCCGGTCGTGGTACCGTTGTTACCGGTCGTGTAGAGCGCGGTATCATCAAAGTGGGCGAAGAAGTTGAAATCGTTGGTATCAAAGACACAGCGAAGTCTACCTGTACTGGCGTTGAAATGTTCCGCAAACTGCTGGACGAAGGCCGTGCTGGTGAGAACGTAGGTGTTCTGCTGCGTGGTATCAAACGTGAAGAAATCGAACGTGGTCAGGTACTGGCTAAGCCGGGCTCAATCAAGCCGCACACCAAGTTCGAATCTGAAGTGTACATTCTGTCCAAAGACGAAGGCGGCCGTCATACTCCGTTCTTCAAAGGCTACCGTCCGCAGTTCTACTTCCGTACAACTGACGTGACTGGCACCATCGAACTGCCGGAAGGCGTAGAGATGGTAATGCCGGGCGACAACATCAAAATGGTTGTTACCCTGATTCACCCGATCGCGATGGACGACGGTCTGCGTTTCGCAATCCGTGAAGGCGGCCGTACCGTTGGCGCTGGCGTGGTAGCAAAAGTTCTCAGCTAA
- the rplL gene encoding 50S ribosomal protein L7/L12 produces the protein MSITKDQIIEAVSAMSVMDVVELISAMEEKFGVSAAAAVAVAAGPAEAAEEKTEFDVILKAAGANKVAVIKAVRSATGLGLKEAKDLVESAPAALKEGISKDDAEALKKSLEEAGAEVEVK, from the coding sequence ATGTCTATCACTAAAGATCAAATCATTGAAGCAGTATCCGCTATGTCCGTAATGGACGTTGTTGAGCTGATCTCTGCAATGGAAGAAAAATTCGGTGTTTCCGCTGCTGCTGCTGTAGCTGTAGCTGCTGGCCCGGCTGAAGCTGCTGAAGAAAAAACTGAATTCGACGTAATTCTGAAAGCTGCAGGCGCTAACAAAGTTGCTGTTATCAAAGCAGTACGTAGCGCAACTGGCCTGGGTCTGAAAGAAGCTAAAGACCTGGTAGAATCTGCACCGGCTGCACTGAAAGAAGGCATCAGCAAAGACGACGCTGAAGCTCTGAAAAAATCTCTGGAAGAAGCTGGCGCTGAAGTTGAAGTCAAATAA
- the secE gene encoding preprotein translocase subunit SecE: MSANTEAQGSGRGLEAMKWVIVAALLIVAIVGNFLYRDIMLAVRALAVVILIAAAGGVALLTTKGKATVAFAREARTEVRKVIWPTRQETLHTTLIVAAVTAVMSLILWGLDGILVRLVSFITGLRF; this comes from the coding sequence ATGAGTGCGAATACCGAAGCTCAAGGGAGCGGGCGCGGCCTGGAAGCGATGAAGTGGGTGATCGTTGCTGCGCTGCTGATTGTGGCCATCGTAGGCAACTTCCTTTATCGTGACATTATGCTGGCGGTGCGTGCGCTGGCTGTAGTGATTCTGATCGCTGCTGCCGGTGGCGTCGCGCTGTTAACCACTAAAGGTAAGGCGACCGTTGCCTTCGCCCGTGAAGCGAGAACCGAAGTCCGCAAGGTTATCTGGCCAACTCGCCAGGAAACGCTGCACACCACGCTGATTGTTGCTGCGGTTACTGCGGTAATGTCACTGATCCTGTGGGGACTGGATGGTATTCTGGTTCGCCTGGTATCCTTTATCACTGGCCTGAGGTTCTGA
- the nusG gene encoding transcription termination/antitermination protein NusG, producing MSEAPKKRWYVVQAFSGFEGRVATSLREHIKLHNMEELFGEVMVPTEEVVEIRGGQRRKSERKFFPGYVLVQMVMNDASWHLVRSVPRVMGFIGGTSDRPAPISDKEVDAIMNRLQQVGDKPRPKTLFEPGEMVRVSDGPFADFNGVVEEVDYEKSRLKVSVSIFGRATPVELDFAQVEKA from the coding sequence ATGTCTGAAGCTCCTAAAAAACGTTGGTACGTCGTTCAGGCGTTTTCCGGTTTTGAAGGTCGCGTAGCTACCTCGTTGCGTGAACATATCAAATTACACAATATGGAAGAGCTGTTTGGCGAAGTCATGGTGCCGACCGAAGAAGTGGTCGAGATCCGTGGTGGCCAGCGCCGCAAGAGCGAGCGCAAATTCTTCCCGGGTTACGTTCTGGTCCAGATGGTAATGAACGACGCAAGCTGGCACCTGGTGCGCAGCGTACCGCGCGTGATGGGCTTTATTGGCGGTACGTCTGACCGTCCGGCACCGATCAGCGACAAAGAAGTTGATGCGATCATGAACCGCCTGCAGCAGGTTGGCGATAAGCCGCGTCCGAAAACCCTGTTTGAACCGGGTGAAATGGTACGCGTTAGCGATGGTCCGTTCGCTGACTTTAACGGTGTGGTTGAAGAAGTTGACTACGAGAAGTCTCGCCTGAAGGTTTCTGTTTCCATCTTCGGCCGTGCTACTCCGGTTGAACTGGACTTTGCCCAGGTAGAGAAAGCCTAA
- the rplJ gene encoding 50S ribosomal protein L10 gives MALNLQDKQAIVAEVSEVAKGALSAVVADSRGVTVDKMTELRKAGREAGVYMRVVRNTLLRRVVEGTQFECLKDTFVGPTLIAYSMEHPGAAARLFKEFAKANAKFEVKAAAFEGELIPASQIDRLATLPTYEEAIARLMATMKEASAGKLVRTLAAVRDAKEAA, from the coding sequence ATGGCTTTAAATCTTCAAGACAAACAAGCGATTGTTGCTGAAGTCAGCGAAGTAGCCAAAGGTGCGCTGTCTGCAGTAGTTGCGGATTCCCGTGGCGTTACTGTTGATAAAATGACTGAACTGCGTAAAGCAGGTCGTGAAGCTGGCGTTTACATGCGTGTTGTTCGTAACACCCTGCTGCGCCGCGTCGTTGAAGGGACTCAGTTTGAGTGCCTGAAAGACACGTTTGTTGGTCCGACCCTGATTGCATACTCTATGGAACACCCGGGCGCTGCTGCTCGTCTGTTCAAAGAGTTCGCGAAAGCGAATGCAAAATTTGAGGTCAAAGCTGCAGCCTTTGAAGGTGAGCTGATCCCGGCGTCGCAAATCGACCGCCTGGCAACTCTGCCGACCTACGAAGAAGCAATTGCACGCCTGATGGCAACCATGAAAGAAGCTTCGGCTGGCAAACTGGTTCGCACTCTGGCTGCTGTACGCGATGCGAAAGAAGCTGCTTAA
- the rplK gene encoding 50S ribosomal protein L11, which produces MAKKVQAYVKLQVAAGMANPSPPVGPALGQQGVNIMEFCKAFNAKTESLEKGLPIPVVITVYADRSFTFVTKTPPAAVLLKKAAGIKSGSGKPNKDKVGKISRAQLQEIAQTKAADMTGSDIEAMTRSIEGTARSMGLVVED; this is translated from the coding sequence ATGGCTAAGAAAGTACAAGCCTACGTCAAGCTGCAGGTTGCAGCTGGTATGGCAAACCCGAGTCCGCCGGTTGGTCCAGCACTGGGTCAGCAGGGTGTGAACATCATGGAATTCTGCAAAGCGTTCAACGCCAAAACGGAATCCCTGGAAAAAGGTCTGCCAATCCCGGTTGTTATTACCGTTTACGCTGACCGTTCTTTCACCTTCGTTACCAAAACTCCGCCGGCAGCAGTTCTGCTGAAAAAAGCGGCTGGTATCAAGTCTGGTTCCGGTAAACCGAACAAAGACAAAGTAGGTAAAATTTCCCGCGCTCAGCTGCAGGAAATCGCGCAGACCAAAGCTGCCGACATGACTGGTTCCGACATTGAAGCGATGACTCGCTCCATTGAAGGTACTGCACGTTCCATGGGCCTGGTAGTGGAGGACTAA